The segment GGGCCGCGAATCGGGCAGAGGCTCCACCACAATGCAACGCCCCGTGTTCTTCTTCCGTCCCCCGGTCGAACGCCCCGAGGTCCAACTCCTTCCATGGCCGCGTACTCGCACCATCTGTTCATTTGCGCAAATGTTCGTGATCCCGGTCATCGCCGTGGCAGTTGCGATCCGACCGGCGACGACGACCTGCGCTCCGCCTTCAAAAAGGCCCTGAAGCGCGCCGGACTCGCCCAGTCGGCCCGCGCCAACTTTGCCGGTTGCCTCGACCAGTGCGAGCACGGCCCGGTCGTCGTCATCTATCCTCAGGGGATTTGGTACGGTTCCGTGACCGAGGAGGATGTCCCCCGGATCGTCTCCGAAACGCTGGTCAACGGTCGCATTCTCGACGACCTCGTGATCAGCGACGAGTGCCTGAACAACCCCGACTGCCCCCACCGCTCCTGACCCCGACCCCTCGGGACGAGCCCACCAGACCCCCTCCATGAACACCGCCTCCCCCCCCGTCGTCGTTGCCACCATCGCCGAGTGCCGCCGCCTCGTGGCCGAGGCTCGCGCCTCGGGCAAGTCGATCGGCTTCGTCCCCACGATGGGAGCCCTGCACGACGGCCACCTTCGCCTCATCGACGCCTGCCGAGCTCATTGCGATTTCCTCGTGACCTCGATCTTCGTCAACCCCACCCAGTTCGGCCCGAACGAAGACTATCAGCGCTACCCCCGCACCCCCGACGACGACCACCGCCGCTGCGCCGAGGGGGGCGTTGACCTGATCTTCGAGCCTCCGGTCGCCGAGATGTACCCGAACGGCCCGTCCGCCACCTTCGTCGAGGTGCCGGGCCTCTCGTCGGTCCTCGAAGGCAAGAGCCGACCGACCCACTTCCGCGGCGTGACGACCGTCGTGGCCAAGCTCTTCGGCATCGTCCAGCCCGACCTGGCCGCCTTCGGTCGCAAGGACTTCCAGCAACTGGCCGTCATCGCCCGGATGGTCGAGGACCTCAACATGCCCGTCCGCCTGCTGCCGGTCGCCACGCACCGCGAGGCCGACGGCCTGGCCATGAGCAGCCGCAACCGCTACCTCTCGGCCGACCAGCGCCGGGCCGCCGTCGTCCTCTCCCGAGCCCTTCAGGCCGCCGCCGAGGCCGTTGCCTCGGGCGAGCGCTCGGCCGATCGGGTTCGACAGGATCTTGCCCAGGCGATAGAATTGGAGCCGTTGGCCCAACTGGACTACGCCGAAGTCGCCGACGCCGAGACGCTCGAACCGCTCGACGACCTCGCGGCCGGTCGCCCGGCCGTCGCCCTGGTCGCTGTTCGGTTTGGCGACACCCGGCTCATCGACAACACCCTCTTGCCGACCGTAACGTCGGAATCTTCATGCAATTGAAGCTGCTCAAGAGCAAGCTGCACCAGGCCGCCGTCACCGGCTGCGCCTTGCATTATCACGGCAGCCTGACCCTCGATCCCGAACTGATGGACGCCGTTGGCATCTTGCCGTACGAGTCGATTCTCGTCAGCAACATGGCCACCGGCGATCGGGCCGAGACATACGCCATTCCCGGCACTCCCGGTGCCCGGCAGGTCGAGCTGAACGGCTCGATGGCTCGCCTCGGCGCTCCGGGTGACCGTGTGATTGTCATGGCGTTTGCCCAGCTCGACGCCGACGAGGTCGAGGGCCACCAACCCCGCGTCGTCGCGCTCGACCGCGAGAACCGGATCATCGAGCGGCTCGACGCCCTCTACGTCCCGCTTGGCCTTCGAGCGGCCGTGGCTCCCTGATCTGATCGTCCGACGCCGGGCGGTGACGATCTTGATTGGTCGCGTCCACCGTTCGGCCAGGTCTTCCCCTCCCCTCCTCCCCTCAGGACGCCGCCGACCATGTGGCAGGTCCTTTTCGAAATCCCCGGCACCGGATTCCGCGTCCACGGCTTCGGCCTGATGCTGTTTCTGGCCTTCATCGTGGGGATGAACCTGGCCTCCTGGTTGGCCAAACGCTCCCGGATCGACCCCAACGACGTCTTCGACCTGGCCATCTGGGTCATCGTCGGCGGCCTGCTCGGTGCCCGAGGCTTCTACGTCGTTCAGCACCGCGAGACGATCAGCACGTTCTGGGATATTTTCAAAATCTGGGAAGGCGGGATCGTCCTCTACGGCAGTCTGATTGGCGCGGGGATCGGTTTCACGCTGTTCTGGCGATGGCGGCGCTTTCCGTTCTTGCCGATGCTCGACGTGGTGGCCCCGGCCATTGCCGTCGGCGTGGCGCTGGGGCGGGTCGGGTGTTTCCTCAACGGTTGCTGTTATGGAGATACGTGTGATCTGCCCTGGGCCGTCCAGTTCCCTGCCGGAACCCTTCCCTGGCTCGACCAGGTCAGCGGCGGCCTGATCGCCTCCGATGCCCCCCGATCCCTTCCCGTTCACCCGACGCAGTTGTATTCGACCCTCGACGGCCTGATTCTAATGGCCTTGCTCCTGGCCTACTTCCCGCTCCGCCGTCGAGACGGCGAGGTCATGGCCCTGCTGCTCGTGACCTACCCGATCACCCGCTTCTTGATCGAGCGACTTCGGAACGACGAGGGGGCCATCTTCGCCGGCATGACCATCTCGCAGAACATGAGCATCGTCATCCTGATTGGTGGGCTTGCCTTCTGGGCCTATCTGCTCGGCCGGCCTCCCGGACGCCTGGTCGATCAGCCCGAACCGACGGCTCCCGCGACCTCGACAACACGCCACTCGCACCGTTCCCGATCCTGACTCGTGCCGATCCGGCTTCATCGAGCCCGCTGCGCATCCGATACCAAGAAGTGCCCCGTTCATTCCCCTTATCAGCTCGGGGGCAGGGCAGGGCAGAGGATGCCGAATCGATCGGTGCTCGGGGGCTGACGGCGCAGCGGAGACGCGAGCGAACTCATGGATCACACGGCGATCAGAGAATCGGCCCTTGAAGCGCTCGACGCGATCGCTCAGTCGATGGGCCTCGATCTCGATCTGACCGACGCCATGCGCGCTCTGGCCGAGGCCGAGCGGGCCATTCCCGGCCCCTGGCAAGACACCTGGGCCGACCGGCTCGAACGGGCCGGGGCCGCGATCGGCCTGCGCATTCAGCGCTCGGACCAGCCGGCCCAGGAGATCCTGACCCGCAGCTACCCCCTGACCCCGCTTCTCGCCTACCTCGAACGCGACGACGCCCCGCGCTGGGTCCTGGTCACGGCCTCCGAGGCCGGGCAGGTCCGCTACGCCGTCTTCAACGATCCAGAGCAGCGCGAACGCCCTCCCAACCGCTGGGCCTCGGCCGAGGAGATCGAGCAGCAGCTCGGACCCGACGCCGATCGCGTTCGGTGGGCCATGGTGCAGCCGCTCACCCCCCTGGAAGGCATGCGCGGCGGTCGCTTCGAGCGGGAGGTGGCGGTGCCGCTCAAGCCGCTCTCCCGGTTGATTGCCCTGCTCAAGCCCGAGCGGCAAGATCTGGTCACGATCGTCGTCTTTACCATCGTCATCGCCTTGCTCTCGCTGGCGACTCCGGTGACGGTCGAACGCCTGGTCGTCACCGTTTCGCTGGGAACAACCTATCAACAGGTTGTCTCGCTCGCGGTGATGCTCTTTCTCGCCTTGCTCGTGTCGATGATCTTCCGGGTCATCGCCTACTACGTCATGGAGATCATCCAGCGCCGGATTTACGTCCGGATCGTCTCCGACGTCTCCTATCGCCTTCCCCTGGCTCGGCTCGAAGCCTTCGACCGCCGCGACGGGCCCGAGCTGGTCAATCGGTTCTTCGAGTTCGTCCAGATCCAGAAGCTCACGTCGGTCCTCTTTCTCGACCTGCTCTCACTGATCATCCAGGCGCTGGTCGGCATGATCGTGCTGGCCTTCTACCATCCGTTTCTGTTGATCTTCGATGTGGTGCTGATCATCCTCAGCCTCTGGGTCGTGTTCGTCTCGGGCCGAGGGGCGATCGCCACGGTGCTGGAGGAGTCGCACGAAAAGTACGCCTCGGCGGATTGGCTGGAAGAACTCGCCCGCAACCCGCTGGCCTTTCGCAATCGCGGCGGTCCCGAACTGGCCCGAGAGCGGGCCGACTCGGTCGCCCGCCACTGGCTCCGGGCGCGTCGCTTCCATTTTCAGATCGTCTTCAATCAGGTCATCAACGCTCACCTGCTGGCTGTGGCCGCAATCACCGGCATGCTCGCCCTGGGTGGCTGGCTCGTCATGATCGGCGAGATGACGCTCGGCCAGCTCGTGGCCGCCGAGCTGATCGTCGCCGTCGGCACCAGCTCGTTGATCTCCCTCGCCAAGCACTTCGAGGGCTTCTACGACCTGATGGCGGCGATGCACAAACTCGGATTTCTCACCGACTTGCCGCTGCATCACGAACAGGGCGAACAGCACCGCGTCGACCCCGCCCGGGGGGCCTCGCTCGTCTTGCACGACGTTTCCTACGACTACCACGACCACCACGACCACCACCACGATTCCCACGGCCTCGCCGACCAGGTCCACAACGGCCACCATCACGCCCTCGACGCGATGAACCTGGAGATCGCCTCCGGCGCTCGCCTTGCCCTGATCGGTCCCGATGCCTCCGGGCGCTCGACCCTCGTCGAGCTGCTGGCCGGCTTGCGCGATCCCTCGACCGGCCGCATCCTCTACGACGGGGCCGACTACCACGACATCCACCCCCGCCAGCGCCGCGACGAGGTCCAGCTTGTCCGGGAGGTCGAGGTCTTTCACGGATCGCTCGTCGAGAACGTCCGCATGGGACGCGAGACCCTCTCGTTCGATGACGTGCAGGAAATCCTCGATCGCGTCGGCCTGCTCCGCGAGCTGGAAGCCTTCCCCCAGGGCATGCAGATTGAGCTAACCACCGGCGGGGCTCCCCTTTCCGACGGACAGGCCCGCCGCCTGACCCTCGCTCGGGCCCTCGCCGGGTCCCCTCGCTTGCTGATCATCGACCAGACGCTCGACGCCCTCGATCCCGGTGTCCGCGCTCGGGTGCTCGAGACCGTCTTCGATCCCCAGGCCCCCTGGACCCTCGTCGTCGTCACCCACAGCGCCGACATCGCCGATCGCTGCGACCGCACCGTCACCCTGAACGCTCCCCCGACGACGGTCGCGGTGGAAGCCCCCCTCGTTCGCCCCGTTCCCCCGGCTCGGCCCGACGGCGAGGACGACCACGCCCAGGCCCATCATCCCTGGTACATGGACCAGACGACCACGCCGCCCGAGGTTCCGCCCCGGTCGCACGTTCTGCCCGCGCTTCGGCTCGTGCAGTCGATGGGGCCGCTTCGCCGCCTGAGCAAGGTGCTGGTCGTCTTGCTGACCCTCTCGCCGATCGCCCTGGCCTTCGTCCCGTGGCGGCAAAGTATCCCCGGCCAGGGCAGGGTGGTTGCCTTCAACCCCCTCGACCGCCGCCAGCCGATCCGAGCCACCATCGACGGCCGAGTGATGCGCTGGTGGGTCGTCGAGGGCTCGCAGGTCAAACGCGGCGATCGCATCGTCGAGCTGGAAGACAACGACCCCGAATACCTCGAACGCCTGGAACTGCTTCTCGAAGCCGCCCGCGAACAGGTCCGCGCCACCGACGCCCGCCGACGTGCCTACGAGGAAGTCGTGCTCGCCCTGACCGAAACCCGAACCCGAGCCATCGAGGCCGCCCGCAAACAGCTCGACATCGCCATCCAGAACGTCGAGGTCGCCCGCCAGAACCTCCAGGCCGCCGAGGCCCGCGTCCGGGCCACCGCCCCCGACTACGAACGCAAGCGCCGCGCGGCCGCCGAAGGATTAGTGTCAATCCAGGACTTCCAGTTTGCCGAAAAAGCCTATGGCGAGGCTCGTGCCGCTCTTGCCGCCAATGAGGCCGAGGTCGTTGCGGCCAACGAACAGGTGGCTGCCCGAAGCGCCGAACTCGACCGCGTTCGCGCCGAGATGCAAAGCCGGATCGACTCGGCCCGCGCCGACCTGGAAACGGCCCAGAACGCCCTGGCCGAGGCCCAGCAAGGCGTCACCAACGCCGAGGTCAACCTCGCCCGCCAGAGCCGTCGCCTGGTGCTTGCCCCCCGCGACGGAACGATCTTTCGCATTCTGACCGGACAGGATACCGACCTCGTGAAGATGGGCGACCCGGTCGCCCTGCTCGTGCCCGATTACCCCGATCCCATGAGTCGGACG is part of the Tautonia marina genome and harbors:
- the panD gene encoding aspartate 1-decarboxylase — encoded protein: MQLKLLKSKLHQAAVTGCALHYHGSLTLDPELMDAVGILPYESILVSNMATGDRAETYAIPGTPGARQVELNGSMARLGAPGDRVIVMAFAQLDADEVEGHQPRVVALDRENRIIERLDALYVPLGLRAAVAP
- a CDS encoding (2Fe-2S) ferredoxin domain-containing protein, which encodes MAAYSHHLFICANVRDPGHRRGSCDPTGDDDLRSAFKKALKRAGLAQSARANFAGCLDQCEHGPVVVIYPQGIWYGSVTEEDVPRIVSETLVNGRILDDLVISDECLNNPDCPHRS
- a CDS encoding ATP-binding cassette domain-containing protein, which translates into the protein MDHTAIRESALEALDAIAQSMGLDLDLTDAMRALAEAERAIPGPWQDTWADRLERAGAAIGLRIQRSDQPAQEILTRSYPLTPLLAYLERDDAPRWVLVTASEAGQVRYAVFNDPEQRERPPNRWASAEEIEQQLGPDADRVRWAMVQPLTPLEGMRGGRFEREVAVPLKPLSRLIALLKPERQDLVTIVVFTIVIALLSLATPVTVERLVVTVSLGTTYQQVVSLAVMLFLALLVSMIFRVIAYYVMEIIQRRIYVRIVSDVSYRLPLARLEAFDRRDGPELVNRFFEFVQIQKLTSVLFLDLLSLIIQALVGMIVLAFYHPFLLIFDVVLIILSLWVVFVSGRGAIATVLEESHEKYASADWLEELARNPLAFRNRGGPELARERADSVARHWLRARRFHFQIVFNQVINAHLLAVAAITGMLALGGWLVMIGEMTLGQLVAAELIVAVGTSSLISLAKHFEGFYDLMAAMHKLGFLTDLPLHHEQGEQHRVDPARGASLVLHDVSYDYHDHHDHHHDSHGLADQVHNGHHHALDAMNLEIASGARLALIGPDASGRSTLVELLAGLRDPSTGRILYDGADYHDIHPRQRRDEVQLVREVEVFHGSLVENVRMGRETLSFDDVQEILDRVGLLRELEAFPQGMQIELTTGGAPLSDGQARRLTLARALAGSPRLLIIDQTLDALDPGVRARVLETVFDPQAPWTLVVVTHSADIADRCDRTVTLNAPPTTVAVEAPLVRPVPPARPDGEDDHAQAHHPWYMDQTTTPPEVPPRSHVLPALRLVQSMGPLRRLSKVLVVLLTLSPIALAFVPWRQSIPGQGRVVAFNPLDRRQPIRATIDGRVMRWWVVEGSQVKRGDRIVELEDNDPEYLERLELLLEAAREQVRATDARRRAYEEVVLALTETRTRAIEAARKQLDIAIQNVEVARQNLQAAEARVRATAPDYERKRRAAAEGLVSIQDFQFAEKAYGEARAALAANEAEVVAANEQVAARSAELDRVRAEMQSRIDSARADLETAQNALAEAQQGVTNAEVNLARQSRRLVLAPRDGTIFRILTGQDTDLVKMGDPVALLVPDYPDPMSRTVELYVNGRDMPLIEPGREVRLQFEGWPAVQFIGWPSVAVGTFPGQVILVDPTDDGSGHFRLLVGPPPGRPEAWPSERFLRQGVQVQGWVLLRHVTLGYEIWRLINGFPPYVALEEPVSAS
- the lgt gene encoding prolipoprotein diacylglyceryl transferase; the protein is MWQVLFEIPGTGFRVHGFGLMLFLAFIVGMNLASWLAKRSRIDPNDVFDLAIWVIVGGLLGARGFYVVQHRETISTFWDIFKIWEGGIVLYGSLIGAGIGFTLFWRWRRFPFLPMLDVVAPAIAVGVALGRVGCFLNGCCYGDTCDLPWAVQFPAGTLPWLDQVSGGLIASDAPRSLPVHPTQLYSTLDGLILMALLLAYFPLRRRDGEVMALLLVTYPITRFLIERLRNDEGAIFAGMTISQNMSIVILIGGLAFWAYLLGRPPGRLVDQPEPTAPATSTTRHSHRSRS
- the panC gene encoding pantoate--beta-alanine ligase; this encodes MNTASPPVVVATIAECRRLVAEARASGKSIGFVPTMGALHDGHLRLIDACRAHCDFLVTSIFVNPTQFGPNEDYQRYPRTPDDDHRRCAEGGVDLIFEPPVAEMYPNGPSATFVEVPGLSSVLEGKSRPTHFRGVTTVVAKLFGIVQPDLAAFGRKDFQQLAVIARMVEDLNMPVRLLPVATHREADGLAMSSRNRYLSADQRRAAVVLSRALQAAAEAVASGERSADRVRQDLAQAIELEPLAQLDYAEVADAETLEPLDDLAAGRPAVALVAVRFGDTRLIDNTLLPTVTSESSCN